The following proteins come from a genomic window of Paenibacillus swuensis:
- a CDS encoding aldolase catalytic domain-containing protein has protein sequence MDKHKKYNIVDCTIRDGGLVNNWDFSIDFVQNLYEGLNEAGVEYMEIGYKNSPKLLKGAEDAGPWRFLDDDFLKKIIDKKETKLSALVDIGRVDEHDILPRSESLLDLIRVACYVKDVDKAIDLIQKFHDKGYETTLNIMALSNVMDNELMEAFEEIKNSPVDVVYVVDSFGSLDHNDIKYLVEKFKTHLPNKKLGIHAHNNMQMAFANTLVAAELGVEYLDASVYGMGRAAGNTPTELLVTHLKNPKYNTRPVIDLIERLMVPLREKEEWGYIIPYMITGSLDEHPRSAMALRDSENKDKFLDFYDQLTSPEVLHKKD, from the coding sequence ATGGACAAGCATAAGAAGTATAACATTGTAGACTGTACCATCCGCGATGGAGGTCTCGTGAATAATTGGGATTTCAGTATTGATTTCGTACAGAATTTGTACGAAGGGCTGAACGAAGCCGGCGTGGAATACATGGAGATCGGCTACAAGAACTCGCCTAAGCTGTTGAAAGGTGCGGAAGATGCGGGTCCTTGGCGTTTCCTCGACGACGATTTCCTCAAGAAGATTATTGACAAGAAGGAAACGAAGCTTTCCGCTCTGGTGGATATCGGACGTGTGGATGAGCATGATATTTTGCCGCGCAGTGAGAGTTTGCTGGATTTGATCCGGGTCGCATGTTATGTGAAAGATGTGGATAAGGCGATCGACCTGATTCAGAAGTTCCATGATAAAGGCTATGAGACGACCCTGAATATTATGGCGTTGTCCAACGTGATGGACAATGAGCTGATGGAAGCGTTCGAGGAGATCAAGAACAGTCCGGTTGACGTCGTGTACGTGGTGGATAGCTTCGGTTCTCTGGATCATAATGACATTAAATATTTGGTGGAGAAGTTTAAGACGCATCTGCCGAACAAGAAACTGGGAATTCATGCGCATAACAATATGCAGATGGCATTCGCGAACACGTTGGTTGCGGCGGAATTGGGCGTGGAATACCTGGACGCTTCCGTGTACGGTATGGGCCGCGCCGCGGGTAACACCCCTACGGAGCTGCTGGTTACGCACCTGAAGAACCCGAAATACAACACGCGTCCTGTCATCGATTTGATTGAGCGCCTGATGGTGCCTCTTCGCGAGAAAGAGGAGTGGGGCTACATTATCCCATACATGATTACAGGTTCCCTCGATGAGCATCCGCGTTCCGCCATGGCATTGCGTGACTCCGAGAACAAGGACAAGTTCCTGGATTTCTACGATCAGTTAACTTCCCCGGAAGTGTTGCATAAGAAGGATTAG
- a CDS encoding putative bifunctional diguanylate cyclase/phosphodiesterase, with the protein MNMTFDPVLMFIFFLLPICFLLDTTLVIYRRDPKHIENRLASATTLFLVMMLFFEYVQQLLPKEYAVYIAACFVYPASLLSAGTSLLLHLKIAGLSSRFPLSKVSFVAFLPMAVYAAALLLRGPGFLSSGASEEGIWKIEHIGPSLIVIFVVLVLFSNVNLGVSVWAARKSSAAIERIRYAILLRANLSYQGGVLLLYVLIEAAKPYVVIPLTVFFIATSIWGISLRILMMKYNFLPSVEKRFQVLYQLSPAAILMMDKNGIIREANPSALRLFGDMSDHLLGASFVDFLDGQQKHAFRTQFTQEFPNNPWMNKEWLVRNFLGEQRMLVMDTDVMPVSGGWYVLAVIQDVTKRNEEEAYLDYMAHHDTLTKLPNRLMFHHKLEASLIAVQENGNQLAVMLIDLDRFKMINDSLGHAFGDEALKHIADRLRRKLNPGHVLARFGGDEFIILIPEVKEYDEVVQYAEELLQVFMLPVTLQDMDFFLGGSIGISVYPYDGWNAETLIQHADMAMYHAKRNGGNQYRIYSKEQNDNVMKDVGLEHLLRRALERNELSVHYQPQVDISTTNFTGVEALIRWNSTEHGSISPVEFIPVAENSGLIHPIGRWVLQEACRQAKLWQDEASAPFTVSINVSSKQFMQADFAAMVKEIIEETGADPNYLCLEITESTVVNNLLVARKMLEDLIGLGIRIAIDDFGTGYSSLSVLTQLPISTIKIDRSFISHMDDEGDGESIAKAIISMGHDLRKKIVAEGVETIEQYLILRSLHCDTAQGFYFGKPLPASEITALYVRPSGQGVVRVAAL; encoded by the coding sequence ATGAATATGACTTTCGATCCAGTTCTGATGTTTATTTTTTTCCTGTTGCCCATTTGCTTTCTGCTGGATACAACACTCGTTATCTACCGAAGAGATCCGAAACATATTGAGAATCGTTTAGCTTCAGCTACAACGCTCTTTCTGGTCATGATGCTCTTCTTTGAATACGTTCAACAGCTTCTTCCTAAGGAATACGCTGTATATATAGCTGCCTGCTTCGTATACCCGGCTTCCCTTCTTTCCGCGGGCACCTCGTTGCTCCTCCATTTGAAGATTGCCGGACTGTCATCACGCTTTCCTTTAAGCAAAGTCAGTTTTGTCGCCTTCTTGCCCATGGCCGTCTATGCGGCGGCGCTTCTTCTGCGGGGTCCTGGTTTTCTGTCCTCGGGCGCGAGTGAAGAAGGAATCTGGAAAATAGAACATATAGGTCCGAGTCTAATTGTAATCTTCGTCGTTCTGGTTTTATTCTCGAATGTTAATTTGGGCGTGTCGGTCTGGGCGGCCCGCAAATCTTCCGCCGCCATCGAACGGATCCGTTATGCTATCTTGCTGCGGGCCAATCTTAGTTATCAAGGCGGCGTTCTGCTGCTTTATGTCCTTATAGAAGCCGCGAAACCTTATGTTGTCATTCCTTTAACGGTATTTTTTATCGCCACTTCTATCTGGGGTATATCCTTACGCATCCTGATGATGAAGTACAATTTCCTGCCATCGGTCGAGAAGCGGTTTCAAGTGCTCTATCAACTCTCCCCTGCGGCGATCCTGATGATGGACAAGAATGGAATCATTCGGGAGGCCAATCCCAGCGCATTGCGTCTGTTCGGGGATATGTCTGATCATCTGCTAGGAGCGTCGTTTGTGGATTTTCTGGATGGTCAGCAGAAGCATGCATTTCGTACTCAATTCACGCAGGAATTTCCGAACAACCCCTGGATGAATAAGGAATGGTTGGTGCGGAATTTTCTAGGGGAACAGCGGATGCTTGTGATGGATACGGATGTTATGCCGGTCAGCGGCGGATGGTATGTCCTCGCTGTCATTCAGGATGTAACGAAGCGCAATGAAGAAGAAGCCTACCTGGATTACATGGCTCATCACGATACGCTTACCAAGCTGCCTAACCGCTTGATGTTTCATCATAAGCTGGAGGCTTCGCTGATTGCCGTCCAAGAGAACGGTAACCAGTTAGCGGTTATGCTGATTGATCTTGACCGTTTCAAGATGATCAATGATTCTTTGGGGCATGCCTTTGGTGACGAAGCGTTAAAGCATATTGCGGACCGGCTCCGCCGCAAGCTGAACCCAGGCCACGTGCTCGCCAGGTTCGGCGGTGATGAATTCATTATTTTGATTCCGGAAGTGAAAGAGTACGATGAGGTCGTGCAGTATGCGGAAGAGCTTCTGCAGGTGTTCATGTTGCCGGTAACGTTGCAGGATATGGACTTCTTTCTAGGGGGAAGCATCGGAATCAGCGTGTATCCTTACGACGGCTGGAATGCGGAAACGTTAATTCAACATGCGGATATGGCAATGTACCATGCTAAGCGAAACGGCGGGAATCAATACCGGATCTATAGCAAGGAGCAGAATGACAATGTGATGAAGGACGTGGGGTTAGAGCATCTGCTGCGGCGGGCGCTCGAACGTAATGAACTGAGCGTGCATTATCAGCCCCAGGTGGATATTTCCACAACGAACTTCACGGGCGTAGAAGCTTTAATCCGCTGGAACTCCACCGAGCATGGATCGATTTCACCGGTGGAATTTATTCCGGTTGCGGAAAACTCCGGATTGATCCATCCCATCGGTCGTTGGGTGCTGCAGGAAGCCTGCAGGCAAGCCAAGCTGTGGCAGGACGAGGCGAGCGCCCCCTTCACGGTGTCCATCAATGTGTCATCGAAACAGTTTATGCAGGCGGATTTTGCAGCGATGGTCAAGGAAATTATCGAAGAAACGGGAGCGGATCCCAACTATTTATGTTTGGAGATTACAGAGAGTACGGTCGTCAACAACCTTCTGGTCGCAAGAAAAATGCTGGAGGATCTCATCGGTCTCGGTATACGGATTGCGATTGATGATTTCGGCACAGGTTACTCTTCGCTCAGTGTACTGACACAGCTGCCGATCTCCACGATCAAGATTGATCGCTCGTTCATCTCCCATATGGACGATGAGGGCGACGGAGAATCGATTGCCAAGGCGATTATCTCGATGGGGCATGATCTGCGCAAGAAAATTGTAGCCGAGGGCGTGGAGACGATAGAACAGTACTTGATCCTGCGGTCTTTGCATTGCGACACTGCTCAGGGCTTTTACTTCGGCAAGCCTTTGCCGGCTTCGGAGATTACCGCGTTGTATGTGCGGCCGAGCGGACAAGGGGTGGTGCGGGTTGCCGCGCTGTAG